The Gemmatimonadales bacterium region GGACCGTCGACTTGGGCGGTGCCGCCACGACAGAGGAATTCGGCAATGCCGTCGCCCGCCGGGTGGCGTGAGGTTCCATGCACGGAGTGCGGACGGTTCGTTGAAGGAATCGGTTTTGGAGAACGCTGCGAGGAATGCCTCGCGCGCCGGACGCGGCGAGCAGATCGGCTGGCATCCCAGGTAGCCCTTGGCGCGACGATACTGATGGCGATATGGACCCTGCGGCGATTGCCCATTACCACGATGGCGCGCTGGTACGCCGCACTGGGGATCGCCGCGACATTTTTCCTGGTGCGATTGATCACCCGTCGAATTGCGATGGAGGCCTTGCGATGAAGCGCCGGATCGGAGCCGTACTCGCGTCTGTCGCCACCCTCGCGGCAGCGCCTGCGCTGGGTCAGGCTGGTGCTCCGACGCCAGGTGCGTCGGTGACGTTGTTCAATTCCGGTCGAGTGCTGGTGCGCCGCTCGCAGCCGGTCGCCATCACAAGCGGAACCGGGACCTACACCATCGCGATGGGCGAATTCAATCCGGTCACCTTCGCGATTCTCGAGCCGGGTGTGCAGTTGACCAGCGTGACGACCGACGCGGCATTGTCGGAAGAGACATTGCTGCGACGGTATGTCGGCCGGACACTTGATATCGACACCGGGGCGACTCACGTGGCGAGCCGCAAGGCGACGCTGCTCGCTGTTGACCCTGAACGATGGGAGTGGGCTGATCGTCCCGGTGTGATCTTCGGACGCCCCGGTCGGATCGTCTGGCCAAAGGATCTGGTGCCGACGGTGAAGCTCGCCGATGTCGCGCTCACCAGCGATCGGTCGCGGTCGAGTCTCAAGGTGATGTACGAGACGAGCGGGAGTTCGTGGGCGGCGTCGTATCGTCTTTTTCTTGGCGCGAACGGACATCTCGAAGGGTCGGCACTCATCGGCGCCGGCACGCTACTGCTGCCGAACAGCGAAGTGCAGTTGCTCAGCGGTGATATCGGCCGAGGAAGCCCGCCGCAATTTGCGGGTGGGATGGTCGCCACGAGTGCCTTCGAAGAGCCCCGGCTCGCCCGGGACGCATTCGCCGCCAAGGCGATGATGCAGGCGGCGCCGTCGGTCAGTTCAGAGGCTGCCGGCGAAGGACATCTCTACACGTTGCCGCAGCCAGTCTCATTCACTCCGGGTACATCAGTGGTAGTGCCGCTCTTCGAGCCGGCTCCAGCCAAGGCCAACCGAGTATATGTCGTGGGCGGCGCACTGCCTTATTACGGTGGCTTCGGCCAGCAACAGGACGAGCAGCCGGTGCCGGTCGAGGTGAGCTATCATCTCGCCCGGCGCAACGGCACCGCGTTCGGCGATCTGCCGCTTCCGGCCGGCTATGTGGGGGTGTTTGATCTCGACCGCAGCGGCCGAGTGCAACTCGTCGGGCAGGGATATATCGGTCACACCGCGCCGGGCGCGGAAATGGTCGTCGATGCGGGAAGTGCGTTCGACATCACCGCCAAGCGGGTACAGACCGATTTCAGCACCACGCGTGCTGGCGGGAGCGTGAACGTTCCGGTGCGGACCATCGCGATGGTGTCGTATCGCGTCACACTGCAGAACGCCAAGGACTCGGCGGCAGTCGTCGAAGTGCGCGAGGATCGTGGTGGCGAATGGTCGGTGGTTGAGAGTTCGGTGCCGGCGCAGAAGCGGTCGTCGACACGCGTCGTCTTTCCGGTGACGGTGCCGGCGCGCGGCGAGGTGACGCTTACCTATCGGGTTCGCGTGGTCTGGTGAACAGAATCACCATCCTCCATTGCTCCGATATCCACTTCGGGCAGGACGTCGATCTCGACCAGATCGCCGGGCTGGAGGGGCTTGCCACCGACCTCGCGCCGAGCGCGGTGGCGATCGCGGGAGACATCACGCAGCGGGCGCGCCATGGAGAATTCCAGCGCGCGCTGGTCTTCGTGCAGGCGCTGCGTCGCCTCGCGCCCACGATCATCGTTCCCGGCAATCACGACGTGCAATGGTGGGCGACGCCGTTCGATGTGATCGGTGCCGGTCCCAAGTACGAGAAGTACCGTCGCTACTTCGGTGACGATCTCACGCCGACGCTGGTGATCGACGGCGCGATTCTCTGTGGCGTGCTGACGAGCTACGGTGTCTCGGCGGGCTCGATGACGCCGAACCTCAACGACATGGCGGTGAAGGGACATCTTCCGGCGCGCGAGACGGAGCGCGCGGCGATGCGCTTCGACGAAGAGAGTCCGGAACTGCTTCGCGTGATGGTGATGCACCAGAACCTGCTGCGCGGCAGGATTTCGGAACGGATGGGGCTGGCGCGCTGGCGCGAGGCGTGGCGCAACGTGATGGCCACCGGGGTCGACCTGGTTCTCTGCGGACACGATCACGAAGAGCGGGCGGGGATCCTGCCGAACGGCGCGGTCGTGGCGACGGCCGGTACCCACACCAACCGCACCCGGGGCAAGCGGCCGTCGGCGTGCAACCTGATTCTCGCCGACGCAACATCGATCACCGTGCGGCACTACATCTGGGATGCGGGCGATCGGGTCTTTCGCGCCGGCCCCGAGATCATCTTCCCGCGGCCGCGCGTCGCAGAGGTGCAGCACACTGACGGATGAAACCTCGCAGCTGATCCTGGAGCTCACGGCACCGGCACCACCGCAACCTCGACCTGCAGCGCCTGAAACCACCCCGCTCCCCGATCGCCTGTACCGCCTTGGCCTTCCGCGCACCACGCCAGTCACGCTCACCAGCAATCGGACCATCCTGATGAGCTGGCGCCCGCGGACCGGGCTGCGCCTGCATGGCGGCTACGCCGCGGCGCCCGACGACGTGCTCCAGGCAATCGTGCGCTATGTCGCGCGACGGGTTCCGCGCGCCGAGCGTCTCGCCGCGCGCCGCGCCTTCATGGCGTTTCCGGCACATCAGCACGCGCCCTCGCGCCCGCGACGACGTCGCCCGGCCGCGATTCCGCCGGCAGACCTGCCGCTCATCGAGCGCCTTCGCGCGCTGCACCACGAGTTCAATCAGCGCCACTTCGACGGCGCGCTCGACGCGATTCCGATCGTTCTTTCCGACCGGATGAAACGCCGACTGGGAGAGTTCCGGATCTCGCACGACCGCACCGCTGTCGAGATCATCATCTCGCGGAGGCACCTCCGTCGCGACGGGTGGCGCCATGCCTCCGACACCCTCCTCCACGAGATGATCCATCAGTGGCAGGCCGCCACCGGACGGCCGATCGACCATCGGCGGGACTTTCGTCGCAAGGCGCGCGAGGTGGGGATTCCGCCGCAGGCGGTTGTCGATCTCTGACCGCGGCGCCAGACCCCACCGATACCGCGGTTCGGGGTAATTCCTGGCCTCCCCGCGTCTCACTTCTCTCAGCTCTGGCGCCGGTCTATGTTCCCCGCCGAGCATTCCCGAGGCGAGCAATGGCCGGATCCGGGCAGTATACAGGCGTGGATTTCTACGACGTGGACGCGCTTCTCTCCGAAGAGGAACGCGCCGTCCGTGACACCGTGCGTACCTGGGTCGATGACGCCCTGATTCCGGTGATCGGCGAGGCGTATGTCACCGGCAGATTCCCGAAGGAATTGATTCCGGGAATGGCCGAACTGGGACTCTTCGGCGCCAACCTTCCCGAGGAATACGGGTGCGCCGGTCTCAATAATGTGGCGTACGGCCTGATCATGCAGGAACTCGAGCGCGGCGACAGCGGCATCCGCTCGTTCGCGTCGGTGCAGGGCGGCCTGGTGATGTATCCGATCTTCACCTTCGGATCGGACGAGCAGAAGAAGGAATGGTTGCCGAAGCTCGCGTCAGGCCAGGAGATCGGGTGTTTCGGCCTCACCGAGCCGGATTTCGGATCGAATCCGGGCGGGATGATCACCACCGCGAAGCAGACCGCCGACGGCTGGGTCCTCAACGGCGTCAAGATGTGGATCACCAACGGATCGCAGGCCACCGTGGCGATCATCTGGGCCAAGACCGGCGACATCGATGATACCAATTCCATCCGCGGCTTCATCGTTCCCGCCAACACGCCAGGCTACGCCGGCAAGGACCAGAAGGGGAAGCTCTCGCTGCGCGCGTCCGACACCAGCGAGATTCACCTTCAGGACGTGCACCTCCCCGCCAACGCGATCCTTCCCAAGTCGGGCGGGATCAAGTCACCGCTGATGTGCCTCACGCAGGCGCGCTACGGAATTGCCTGGGGTGGTGTTGGCGCGGCAATGGCGTGCTACGACGAAGCGCGGCGCTACGCACTCAACCGGATCATGTTCGGCAAGCCGATCGCGCAGACGCAGATCCAGCAGGAGCGCCTCGCCGACATGCTGACCGAGATCACCAAGGCGCAGCTCCTCGCCCTGCACCTCGGCCGGCTCAAGGATCAGGGGAAGGCGACACCGGCGCGCGTGTCACTCGCCAAGCGCAACAACGTCAGCATCGCGTGCGATATCGCCCGCGAGGCACGGCGGCTCCTCGGCGCCAACGGGATTCTGATCGAATACCACTCGATGCGGCACCTTGCCAATCTCGAGTCGGTTTATACGTACGAAGGGACGCACGACATGCACTCGCTGATCCTCGGCCAGGAGATCACGGGACTGCCGGCGTTCTGACCAGGCTGCCGTGCAGCCTGGTCATGACGATATACCTGAGGAATGACCAGGGATGAAGATTGCCGTCTGCCTTCGCCGGGTCCCCGATACCACGACCAAGATCGTGGTGGCGGCCGGCGGGAAATCGATTGATGAAGCCGGCGTGAAGTTCGTCGCCAATCCGTACGACGAGTACGCGCTCGAAGCGGCACTCGCCCTCAAGGACGCGGCGGGGAGCGGCGAGACCACGGTGGTGGCGCTGGGTGGCGATATCGTGCAGGAGACGCTGCGCACGGCACTCGCCATGGGAATCGATCGCGCGGTGCATCTGCAGGGGACGCCATCGGCCGACGGGCTCGCGAACGCGCGGGTACTCGCCGACCACCTCCGCGGCGGCGGATATGACCTGATTCTCTGCGGCAAGCTCGCCGTCGACGACTACGGCCAGCAGACCGGCGCGATGATCGCCGAACTGCTCGAGCTTCCGTGCGCCACCGCGATCACCCGGCTCGACGTCGCC contains the following coding sequences:
- a CDS encoding metallophosphoesterase, with translation MNRITILHCSDIHFGQDVDLDQIAGLEGLATDLAPSAVAIAGDITQRARHGEFQRALVFVQALRRLAPTIIVPGNHDVQWWATPFDVIGAGPKYEKYRRYFGDDLTPTLVIDGAILCGVLTSYGVSAGSMTPNLNDMAVKGHLPARETERAAMRFDEESPELLRVMVMHQNLLRGRISERMGLARWREAWRNVMATGVDLVLCGHDHEERAGILPNGAVVATAGTHTNRTRGKRPSACNLILADATSITVRHYIWDAGDRVFRAGPEIIFPRPRVAEVQHTDG
- a CDS encoding SprT-like domain-containing protein, with translation MSWRPRTGLRLHGGYAAAPDDVLQAIVRYVARRVPRAERLAARRAFMAFPAHQHAPSRPRRRRPAAIPPADLPLIERLRALHHEFNQRHFDGALDAIPIVLSDRMKRRLGEFRISHDRTAVEIIISRRHLRRDGWRHASDTLLHEMIHQWQAATGRPIDHRRDFRRKAREVGIPPQAVVDL
- a CDS encoding electron transfer flavoprotein subunit beta/FixA family protein; its protein translation is MKIAVCLRRVPDTTTKIVVAAGGKSIDEAGVKFVANPYDEYALEAALALKDAAGSGETTVVALGGDIVQETLRTALAMGIDRAVHLQGTPSADGLANARVLADHLRGGGYDLILCGKLAVDDYGQQTGAMIAELLELPCATAITRLDVAYGRASVEREVEGGVEAASCALPAVFSCDKGLNNPRLPSLKGIMAAKKKPLEVIAVTPDAGGVTVVALALPPERAPGKIVGEGAAAVPALMQALTSDAKVI
- a CDS encoding acyl-CoA dehydrogenase family protein; translation: MAGSGQYTGVDFYDVDALLSEEERAVRDTVRTWVDDALIPVIGEAYVTGRFPKELIPGMAELGLFGANLPEEYGCAGLNNVAYGLIMQELERGDSGIRSFASVQGGLVMYPIFTFGSDEQKKEWLPKLASGQEIGCFGLTEPDFGSNPGGMITTAKQTADGWVLNGVKMWITNGSQATVAIIWAKTGDIDDTNSIRGFIVPANTPGYAGKDQKGKLSLRASDTSEIHLQDVHLPANAILPKSGGIKSPLMCLTQARYGIAWGGVGAAMACYDEARRYALNRIMFGKPIAQTQIQQERLADMLTEITKAQLLALHLGRLKDQGKATPARVSLAKRNNVSIACDIAREARRLLGANGILIEYHSMRHLANLESVYTYEGTHDMHSLILGQEITGLPAF